TTTGGCGGCTTCGGAGGTCAGGGGCAGACCTTCACCCAGGAGGATATAGGCGATCTCTTCGGCAATCTATTCGGCGGAGGCTTCGGCGGCCGCAGGCGTTCGGCGAACCCGAACGCGCCGAGGCGCGGCGCCGACCTTGAGGCGACGGTAAGGCTGACGCTCGAAGAGGCTTACAGAGGAGTTACGCGCAAGCTGGAAATCCCGCGCCTCGATACATGCAGGCGCTGCGGTGGTAGCGGCGCGGAGCCGGGCAGCAGCGTCAACGTTTGTCCGACCTGCCACGGCAGCGGCCAGATCTTCCAGGTCGTCAACACGCCGTTCGGACAGATGCAGCAGTCCGGCACATGCCCGACCTGCCGCGGCAAGGGCAAGACCGTCGATAAGGTATGCACCGAATGTCGCGGCAAGGGACGCGTCAGGCGCACGGCCACGGTAGATGTCAAAATACCTGCCGGAGCCGACAACGGAATGCGCCTGCGTGTATCGAGTAAGGGCGAGGCTGGCGTGAACGGCGGCCCTTCCGGCGACCTCTTTATTTTGACCGAAGTCATGCCCGACGCGAGATTCACGCGCAGGGACGACGACCTCAACACGACCGTTGAGATAACCTTTCCGCAGGCCGCGCTCGGCTGCGAAGTAAAGGTGGAGACCTTCGACGGCATAGAGAAGCTCGACATACCGGCCGGCACCCAGGCGGGCTCCAAACTGCGCATCAGAGGGCGCGGAATGCCGCGCCTGAAGACGAAGGGAAACGGCGACATGAACATACTCGTAAAGATAAAAGTCCCGAGGACCCTGACGCAGAAGGAGCGTAAACTGCTGAAAGAGCTGGCGAAGGAAAGCGGCGTGGAGACGGCGGGATAGACGCGCTTTGCGCGACTGAGTGAACTTTAAGAAATAGTATGTTTCTTATGTTTGAACCTCTACATTGTAAAAAATGAAAAATTGCATTTCCGCAGACATACTCTGCGGAAATTTTTTTGCGTCCCGATTATTTTGTGAAAGAATAGTACTCTACCCCATATAGCTGAAAAACTATGCCGTTGGAAGGCTTAAATAGTGTTTGAAGACTAAGCGGCCGTGTTTGAAAGTTATTAGAAAAAAGAAATAGTTTTTGTAAATATCAATATAAACTAAGCATATTAAAACGTTTAGTTTATTATTTTTAATAAATAAAAATAACAATTACAATTTTTCCACTCTAACTATTGACGTCGTATGATGTTAGGCATTAGAATAAAAAAACTCATATTATTGTAGTATCAATGGACTAAGATTGCGGCTTTAATGATTTCGCTACAATGTCAGAGAGACGCTGGCGAAAATGTTTTGTCGAAATTACTTAGCCCATTTGTATAAAGGAGGTGTAATTTCTTAAATACTGCGCTGTTATTGGTCGATCGGAGATTTAAACATCCTGAAGGGGGAACTTAGTAATGAAAAGGAAACTTAATGAGATTTCTCTCAGAACGTGGCTCCTAGTATTGGTTTTGCTGTTTGTTCTGCCTTCTATATCCTTAGCGGATCCTCCTGAGATTCCATGGGGTGGGGTTAACAGAGCTAATTTGGACTACCCAGAATATCTTAGAAGCTACCATGATAAGAAATTTGAGGCGACTAAATTTGACTTTAGTTTTTTGCCGAGGGTAACGAACGGCAAGAGCAGCAGTGTGCTGGGTGAAAAAGCCTATCAGGCGACGCAGGATGAGCTTATTGGCTATATCGCTTCGCTTTCACCGAAAAATTTACGCTGGAAGATAATCGGCGAATTTCCAAGCTATGGAAAGGCTGAAGGCGTGGCCTCTGTCTCCGACGGGTCGTTTAAGCTACCGCTTCTTGTCTTCAGCGATCCTCCGGTATTCTCACCGAATGAGGTAAAGGCGCTGAAAAAACCGGTAATATGGCTGCAAGGTCAAATACACGGCGGCGAATCAAGTGGCGGAGACGCGATGCAGGTCCTTGCTAAACGGTTGGCGGAGGGTGATTTGAACTATCTGCTGGAAAAGATATCTGTGGTCATTGTTCCTCGGTATAATGTCGACGGTGCATGGAGAAACCAGCGCGGGACAAATTCTTACCGCTACCGTATCAACATAGACCAGAACCGCGACAATCAGGGCTTTGAGTCCGCGATAACAAGAACGATGCACAGACTTGTCAATGAATACGAACCTTTCTTCTTCGGTGATGCCCACGAGATGGGATTTACGACGGGAACGGGCTATGTTAAAGGAGAATCTACAAGATTGACGATAGACTGGAGCGGATATGACATCGCCACTCTTATAGCCCCGATTTACAATCACCCGGAAAAACTGAAGAAATATATAACCGACGTGTTTGAACCAGCGTATCACAAAAACGTGGAAGACAGAGGGTTGAACTGGGCATGGTATACGCAGACTTCTACCACCCCTCCCGGAGAAACCCCTGGTAGAGTAGTAGGACTGCGTGGCTATGTTTCTGCCGACGTAAGAGCAAAGAGTGGCGATGAGATCGTCTGTGTCACAGCTGCGGACGGGGGCGAAAAATATGTCCCTCTGCAAACATTTGACGGGGCGATTGACACGGGAATTACAGATCCGTCTTTCGGCCTTAAAGGAGCCTGCAGTATTTTGACAGAGTCTACGACTCCTGCTATAGGGGTGAATTTAGGACTTCGTGTCGCAGGACATGTTTCGGTATATGAGTCGGTTCTCAAAACAGCGTACGAAAGGGCCGATGAATTTTACGATACAGTATTGCAGGCGCGGGCAGATATGGCGGCCCGCGGCAAAAAAGTTGCCGACGACAACAGGCTGGTTCTTACGATCCATTATCCTGAAGAAAGCGTTAAGCATAATATCCCAGTGTTGACTGCCATTCAGGATGCCGCCACTATGTCATGGTCTGTAAAGCCAGGAGTATTTGAAAGCAAGATGTTCCTTTCAAGAAATGGAACGCCCAATATTTCAGTTGTTCAACCGCGGGCGTATGTAATCAAAGCCAATGATGCCACAATTGCCAGACTTGCACATTCCGGCGTCGTCTTTGAACGTCTGAATAAGGAGAGCGAGATTGAAGTAGAAGCATATACCGTGGATGCGGCGTCTGCAAAGGTGGGCGACACAAACTTGGTTCCTTCGGGAATGAGCGGCTGGAGTGACGCAAAGGTAATAACAGCGGTATCAACGACTAAGAAAAAGGTAAAGTTCCCTAAGGATACATATATCATGTATATGGACCAGGTGCGCGCGACTCATGCGGCATATGCCTTGGAGCCTCTTTCTCTAAGAAACTATGGTAATTATTACCTTTGCATGAAGACTGACATGCCGAAGATCGGAGGAGACCCGGTAAGCGAAGGTTTCTTCAAGGCGGATGTTGGAGACGAGTATCCCGTGTACAGATACATGGGTACGGAAAAGCTTGACAGCTACTCGATCGGTCAGCTTACAGCTCCACTTGCTACGGAAAATTCTATGGTAGAATGGGTGCTCCCATACAGCGCGGCAGAGAAGGACGAGATTGCTGCGGAACTCGGCATGGACGTATTGTGCATAAGCAAAGCGTGGATGTGGTTGAAAGGTAAAGAGTTCACCGCAACAATGCCCGACAGCGCTGGAGATGTGGATTTAAGAGAGGCGCAGTGGTATGCGTATAACTGGAAAGACAAAAAATATGAGAAACTTGCAGCGTCAGATGACGGTTACCAGATAAAAGAGGAGTTCATCGATGATGGTAATAATGTCAAATTGATAGCCGCCTCTGAGAAAAAAGCGTCTGGCAGTAGTGGGGGGTGCAACGCTGGAGCGTTTGCGCCAATTTCCTTACTTTTTATTTCGCTTGGTCTATTGGTGGTCAGGAAGAGATAGAATAACATGAGATTACAAGTACGCATTTTTTCTTTTTCAGAATGCGTACTTGTAATCTGAAAAATGAACTCTATCCGGTGTTCAATTCAAAAAAATTAATTTAACTGAATTAATAATAGCAAAATTCCTTTACATATGCCTGGAATAATTATAAAATAAGCAAGGAGTCTGTTGCTACACCAATACAATATGGAGGTGCACTATATTGAAGAAAGTGCTAGCTTTACTAACATTGGCAGTTGTGGTTTTTGCGGCCGGAGCGGCGTTCGCGGCCGAGCCGATCAAGATCGGCTATCTTGCCGCTCTTACCGGCGACTATGCGCAGTACGGAATTACCGAGGTCAACATGGCCAAGATGGTCGTAAATGACATCAACGCTCAGGGCGGCCTTCTCGGGCGCCAGATCGAACTTATCCCGTACGACACGAAGACGCGCAACGAAGACGCGGTCAACGCGGTCCGCCGCATGATCGAAAGCGACAAGGTCTGCGTAATCGTAGGGGCCAACTCGAGCGGCATCAACATCGCTACGGCGCCGATAGTCGCAAAGGGCAAAACGCCGCAGATCTCCACGGTGGGGACGAACCCGCTCGTGACGGTCGACAACAAGGGACGCGTACGCGACTATTCGTTCCGCATCTGCTTCACTGACCCCTATCAGGGAGCCCTTGCCGCCGACCTTGCCTACAACGACCTCGGCAAAAAGAATGCCGCCATCCTCTATAACGTAGGCTCCGACTACGCGCAGGGGCTTCGCGAATTCTTCGTCAAGAATTACGAGAAGCTCGGCGGCAAGGTAGTCGCCGACGAAGGCTTCCGCGAGACTGACGTCGACTACCGCGCTCAGCTGACGAAGATCAAGAACGCCGGCGCAGACCTTCTCTTCCTCCCCGGCATGGGCAAGGATATGGCTTTGGCGATCAAACAGGCCCAGGAACTCGGACTTAACGTCACGATCGTAGGCGGGGACGGCTACGGTGAATTCATGAACGAGATCGCCGGCGACGCGATGAAGGGGACTTACTGGATCAACCACACTTACCTCGAGGATCCCGAAATGGCTCCGATATTCAAACGCTATAAGGAAGTCTACAATGACGACTGCAAAGAATTCGTAAACGGAACGATGGCCTACGACGCCATGTACTGGGTCATCGACGCCATCAAGCGCGCCGGCAAGGCCGAAGGCCCCGCGATAGCTAAGGCTCTCGAAGCGACAAAGGGACTGAAGCTCCACCACGCGACGCTCACGATCGACCCCGAAACGCACAATCCGCTCAACAAGGCCGGCATAATCCTCAAGGTCGGCGACGACCTTCACACGAAGTTCTACAAGAAAGTGGAGCCGAAATAAGTTTCAAACGTATCTTGCCCAGGGAACAGCTTTGCTGCCGCCCCTGGGCATTTTTTAAGCCCGGCAACGTGCGGGCATAATGAAAGGCTGAGGTGTTGCAGTTGGAGACCTTTATCCAGCAGCTTATAAACGGGCTCTCGCTCGGCTCCGTTTACGCTCTTATTGCAGTTGGCTATTCGCTGGTCTACTCCGTTCTTCTCTTCTCAAATTTCGCCCACGGCGGATTTCTTGTAATAGGCGGCTATATCTGTTATTTCGCGCTTCGCTCGGGCGGTGCGAACATATGGCTTGCCTCTTTTGCCGCTCTCGTAGGCGCGGGCCTTTCGGCGATCGTCGTCGAACGCCTCGCCTATCGTCCGATAAGGGAGCGCACTCCGATTACCCTTTATATGCTCATCGCCTCGATGGGCATGAGCATCGTGATCGAGAATTTGTTCGTCGTTACCATAGGAGGACGCTTCCGTGCGCTGCCTCCGGTAATTCCGACTAACCCGGTAAATTTCTTCGGCATAGCGACCACGAGCGCGTTTGACATTTTGTCGCTCGTGACGGCCGTCGTCTTCCTCGTCGGCCTGCAGCTCTTCCTCGTCAAAACGAAGTGGGGGCTCGCGATACGCGCCGCTTCTTACAACCTGAAGACCGCCGGACTTATGGGCGTCAACGTCAACAGGCTGATATCGATAGTCTTCTTCGTCGCCGGGCTTCTCGCCGGCGTCGGAGGGATATTCCTTTCCGTCCGCTACACCCTCTACCCGCAGCTCGGCGCGATAACGACGAAGGCCTTTGTCGCGGCGGTAATAGGGGGGCTCGGCTCTCTTCCGGGCGCCGTCGTCGGCAGCCTGATACTCGGACTTGCGGAAATGATGACGGCGGGGTTCATCTCCAGCCAGTTCCGTGACCTCGTCGTCTTCGGTATACTCATCATAACGCTGATCGTGCGTCCGACCGGACTCTTTGGAAAGTCCGTCGGCGAGAAAGTGTAGGTGCTGTGATGGAAGGTTATGCCGTAGGTATAGTGACGCTATTGGCCATCAACTGTATAGCCGCCCTCGGCGTGTCGCTCTTTACCGGCTTTACCGGCGTGTTCACGCTCGGGCACGCCGGATATATGGCGATAGGTGCCTACACGGCGGCGATACTTACTGTCGAATATGAAGTGAATTTCGTAGTTGCGATAATGGCCGGCGGAATCCTGGCGATGATACTGGCCTACCTGATCGGCATCCCGACGTTGAAGCTCGTCGGAGACTATTACGCTATAGCCTCCCTCGGACTCGGCGAAGCTATCCGCCTCATCATCGAGAACTGGAACGACGTCACTCGCGGCGCGCGCGGCTATCCCGGGATAGAGGACTACACGTCGATGCCTGTGGCGCTCGCCTTTCTGGCTGTGATGACGGTAGCGATGTTCTTCCTGGTCTACAGCCGATACGGGCGAGCCTTCAAAGCGTGCCGCGACGACTATGTGGCGGCGTCGCTGCTCGGCTTCAACACCGCCCATTACCGCGTGCTGAGCCTCGCGATCTCCGGCTTTTACTGCGGGGTGTCCGGCGCGCTTCTGGCCGGCTTCATGTCCTTCATCCAGCCGGTCATGTTCGACATGGCCAAATCGACGGAGCTCGTCTCGATCGTCGTCTTCGGAGGGCTTGGTTCGATGAGCGGCTGCATGATCGGCACGATGATACTGACGCTCGTCACGGAGCTCTTCCGCCCGATATCGCAATACCGCATGCTCATCTACGGGCTTGTCCTTGTACTCATCATGGTAATGCGCCCCGAGGGCATCATGGGCACGAACGAGCTGACGGTCTCCTATATCAAAAAACTTTTCTCAAGGAAGAACAAAAGGACGGCGCCCGCCGGAGAGGAGGCCCGCTGATGGCAGCCCCGCTTCTTGAACTGAAGGAAGTCAACAAAAGATTTGGCGGCGTTCAGGCCGTCAAGGATATGACGTTTACGGTCGAAAGGGGAGAGCTTGCCGGGCTTATCGGACCGAACGGCGCGGGAAAGACGACGATATTCAACCTCGTCACCGGCGTTTACGACGTGACGAGCGGCAGCATAGCATTTAAAGGAGATAGCCTCAACAAGCTGAAGTCTTACCAGGTCATAAGGAAGGGCATCGCGCGCACCTTTCAGAATCTGCGCCTCTTCGCCGCCTCGACCGTGCTCGAGAACGTCATGACGGCGGCGCAGCAGCATTACCAGTATTCCTTCGCCGAGGCTCTGACTCATCTCGGCCGCTGGAAGGGCATGGAGGCGAAGACGCGCGCCGAAAGCATGGAGCTTCTCGACCGCGTCGGGCTCGCAGACCGCGCCGGGCAGGCGGCGGGAACGCTTCCCTACGGCCTGCAAAGGCGCCTTGAGATCGCGCGTGCGATATCGCTGCGCCCCGAGCTGCTTCTTCTCGACGAGCCGGCCGCCGGCATGAACGCCGACGAGGTCGAGCAGCTCAACGTCCTTATCACAGGGATACACAAGGACTTCGACCTCACGATATTGCTCATCGAGCATCATATGGACGTGGTGATGGCGATATGCCCGCACATCGTCTGCATGAACTTCGGCGCAAAGATAGCCGAGGGAACGCCGGAGCAGATACAGAATCATCCGGACGTCCTAAAGGCGTACCTCGGAGAGGAGGAATAGCGATGGAAGAAAAAACGCCGATCCTTTCCGTTAAAGACCTCGTCGTCAATTACGGTGCGATTCAAGCGCTGAAGGGTGCGTCGCTCGACGTTTACCGCGGAGAGATCGTCGCGGTCATAGGCGCGAACGGCGCCGGAAAGTCGACGATGATGAACGCGATAATGGGAGCCGTGCCCCGCGCGTCGGGGGAGATCTTGCTGGACGGCAGGCCGCTGCCTTCGAAGAGCTACCT
Above is a genomic segment from Synergistes jonesii containing:
- the dnaJ gene encoding molecular chaperone DnaJ, whose protein sequence is MAAPGKKDYYEILGVSREASADDIKKAYRTLTRKYHPDANPGDKEAEAKYKEINEANEVLSDPKKRAQYDQFGYVGDMPPEGFGGFGGFGGQGQTFTQEDIGDLFGNLFGGGFGGRRRSANPNAPRRGADLEATVRLTLEEAYRGVTRKLEIPRLDTCRRCGGSGAEPGSSVNVCPTCHGSGQIFQVVNTPFGQMQQSGTCPTCRGKGKTVDKVCTECRGKGRVRRTATVDVKIPAGADNGMRLRVSSKGEAGVNGGPSGDLFILTEVMPDARFTRRDDDLNTTVEITFPQAALGCEVKVETFDGIEKLDIPAGTQAGSKLRIRGRGMPRLKTKGNGDMNILVKIKVPRTLTQKERKLLKELAKESGVETAG
- a CDS encoding M14 family zinc carboxypeptidase; this translates as MKRKLNEISLRTWLLVLVLLFVLPSISLADPPEIPWGGVNRANLDYPEYLRSYHDKKFEATKFDFSFLPRVTNGKSSSVLGEKAYQATQDELIGYIASLSPKNLRWKIIGEFPSYGKAEGVASVSDGSFKLPLLVFSDPPVFSPNEVKALKKPVIWLQGQIHGGESSGGDAMQVLAKRLAEGDLNYLLEKISVVIVPRYNVDGAWRNQRGTNSYRYRINIDQNRDNQGFESAITRTMHRLVNEYEPFFFGDAHEMGFTTGTGYVKGESTRLTIDWSGYDIATLIAPIYNHPEKLKKYITDVFEPAYHKNVEDRGLNWAWYTQTSTTPPGETPGRVVGLRGYVSADVRAKSGDEIVCVTAADGGEKYVPLQTFDGAIDTGITDPSFGLKGACSILTESTTPAIGVNLGLRVAGHVSVYESVLKTAYERADEFYDTVLQARADMAARGKKVADDNRLVLTIHYPEESVKHNIPVLTAIQDAATMSWSVKPGVFESKMFLSRNGTPNISVVQPRAYVIKANDATIARLAHSGVVFERLNKESEIEVEAYTVDAASAKVGDTNLVPSGMSGWSDAKVITAVSTTKKKVKFPKDTYIMYMDQVRATHAAYALEPLSLRNYGNYYLCMKTDMPKIGGDPVSEGFFKADVGDEYPVYRYMGTEKLDSYSIGQLTAPLATENSMVEWVLPYSAAEKDEIAAELGMDVLCISKAWMWLKGKEFTATMPDSAGDVDLREAQWYAYNWKDKKYEKLAASDDGYQIKEEFIDDGNNVKLIAASEKKASGSSGGCNAGAFAPISLLFISLGLLVVRKR
- a CDS encoding ABC transporter substrate-binding protein; protein product: MKKVLALLTLAVVVFAAGAAFAAEPIKIGYLAALTGDYAQYGITEVNMAKMVVNDINAQGGLLGRQIELIPYDTKTRNEDAVNAVRRMIESDKVCVIVGANSSGINIATAPIVAKGKTPQISTVGTNPLVTVDNKGRVRDYSFRICFTDPYQGALAADLAYNDLGKKNAAILYNVGSDYAQGLREFFVKNYEKLGGKVVADEGFRETDVDYRAQLTKIKNAGADLLFLPGMGKDMALAIKQAQELGLNVTIVGGDGYGEFMNEIAGDAMKGTYWINHTYLEDPEMAPIFKRYKEVYNDDCKEFVNGTMAYDAMYWVIDAIKRAGKAEGPAIAKALEATKGLKLHHATLTIDPETHNPLNKAGIILKVGDDLHTKFYKKVEPK
- a CDS encoding branched-chain amino acid ABC transporter permease codes for the protein METFIQQLINGLSLGSVYALIAVGYSLVYSVLLFSNFAHGGFLVIGGYICYFALRSGGANIWLASFAALVGAGLSAIVVERLAYRPIRERTPITLYMLIASMGMSIVIENLFVVTIGGRFRALPPVIPTNPVNFFGIATTSAFDILSLVTAVVFLVGLQLFLVKTKWGLAIRAASYNLKTAGLMGVNVNRLISIVFFVAGLLAGVGGIFLSVRYTLYPQLGAITTKAFVAAVIGGLGSLPGAVVGSLILGLAEMMTAGFISSQFRDLVVFGILIITLIVRPTGLFGKSVGEKV
- a CDS encoding branched-chain amino acid ABC transporter permease — protein: MEGYAVGIVTLLAINCIAALGVSLFTGFTGVFTLGHAGYMAIGAYTAAILTVEYEVNFVVAIMAGGILAMILAYLIGIPTLKLVGDYYAIASLGLGEAIRLIIENWNDVTRGARGYPGIEDYTSMPVALAFLAVMTVAMFFLVYSRYGRAFKACRDDYVAASLLGFNTAHYRVLSLAISGFYCGVSGALLAGFMSFIQPVMFDMAKSTELVSIVVFGGLGSMSGCMIGTMILTLVTELFRPISQYRMLIYGLVLVLIMVMRPEGIMGTNELTVSYIKKLFSRKNKRTAPAGEEAR
- a CDS encoding ABC transporter ATP-binding protein, translated to MAAPLLELKEVNKRFGGVQAVKDMTFTVERGELAGLIGPNGAGKTTIFNLVTGVYDVTSGSIAFKGDSLNKLKSYQVIRKGIARTFQNLRLFAASTVLENVMTAAQQHYQYSFAEALTHLGRWKGMEAKTRAESMELLDRVGLADRAGQAAGTLPYGLQRRLEIARAISLRPELLLLDEPAAGMNADEVEQLNVLITGIHKDFDLTILLIEHHMDVVMAICPHIVCMNFGAKIAEGTPEQIQNHPDVLKAYLGEEE